Proteins encoded together in one Citromicrobium bathyomarinum window:
- a CDS encoding SDR family oxidoreductase — MKRLEGKRAIILGASSRDNMGQVMARRFMNEGAQVMVSGRKANVLEDFAKDTGAVWHACDITQESSLAELADAAMEQMGGIDIAVNSTGWGLLEPFLDTTRETLDQMTALQFIGPYQFFQAMLRKMARSHGGQGGSIIQISSATAVIMLENHAAYMGTKAGTDHVVRCVANEFGVEGVRANSISPGLTDTPMNADAAKVPGLFESFRKGYPLGRWGTSEDVAEAAVFLASDACFMTGENLQVNGGLCLRRNPTQEEMQASIEAASAD, encoded by the coding sequence ATGAAACGGCTGGAAGGCAAGCGGGCGATTATTCTGGGCGCGAGCAGCCGGGACAACATGGGCCAGGTGATGGCGCGCAGGTTCATGAATGAAGGCGCACAGGTAATGGTCTCGGGCCGCAAGGCCAATGTGCTGGAAGACTTCGCGAAGGACACCGGCGCTGTATGGCACGCGTGCGATATCACGCAGGAAAGCAGCCTTGCCGAGCTGGCCGATGCGGCGATGGAGCAGATGGGCGGGATCGACATTGCGGTCAATTCCACCGGCTGGGGCCTGCTGGAGCCGTTCCTCGACACGACCCGCGAAACGCTCGACCAGATGACAGCGCTGCAATTCATCGGGCCATACCAGTTCTTCCAGGCGATGCTGCGCAAGATGGCCCGCAGCCATGGCGGGCAGGGCGGCTCGATCATCCAGATCAGCTCCGCCACCGCCGTCATCATGCTGGAAAATCACGCCGCCTACATGGGCACCAAGGCCGGGACCGATCATGTCGTGCGGTGCGTCGCCAACGAGTTCGGCGTCGAGGGCGTGCGCGCCAATTCGATCTCTCCCGGTCTCACCGACACGCCGATGAACGCGGACGCTGCCAAGGTGCCCGGCCTGTTCGAGAGCTTCCGCAAAGGCTATCCGCTGGGCCGGTGGGGGACCTCGGAAGACGTTGCCGAAGCGGCTGTTTTCCTCGCCAGCGATGCCTGTTTCATGACCGGCGAGAACCTGCAGGTAAACGGCGGGCTGTGCCTGCGCCGCAACCCGACGCAGGAAGAGATGCAGGCCTCGATCGAGGCGGCCTCGGCGGACTGA